A window of Nocardiopsis sp. Huas11 genomic DNA:
CAGCAGCGGGCCGGACTGGAGAGCTCCCTGGACTCCCGCCGCGGCGAACTGGCCGAACTGCACGTCGACGACCGGCTGTCGAGGGTCCGCGAGGACACCGGCACCCTCGTCCGGTCAGCGGAGGCTGTCACCGAGGCCGCCCAGGCCCTGAAGGAGCACACCCGACGGGCGCGGGAGCACCGCTCCCGGGCCGGAGAGCTCCTGGCGCAGGTGCACCCCGGCGCGGAACCCGGCGAGTCCGGTGTCCCCCGGGTGGCCGGACCGGCCGCCGAACACCTCGTCGCTTTAGCCAAGGACCACCCGGGCCTGCGGGCCCGGGTCGACGATGCCCGCCGCCAGGCCCGCGACCAGGCGCGGGAGTTGGACGCCGCCTCCGCCGACCTCGCGGCCCTTCCCGAGAGTGCGGACGGGGACGCGCTGGAAACCGTCGTCGCGGAGTTCCCCTCCGCACTGGTCGCGGACCTGGACCGGGCGTACAAGGAGGACGCGAAGGCCTCAGCACGGTTCGACGCCCTGGTGGCCGGATTCGGCGACGGGTCCGAAACCACGGCGGGGGACCTGCTGTCCACGGCCGTGCCGGACAAGGCGGAGATCTCCGTCCACCGGGACCGGTCGACCCGGTACACCGCCGAGGTGGAGAGCGCCGAGTCGGCGCTCACCAAGACGACCCGGGATCTGAACCGTGCCCGGGGGAAACTGGAATCGCTGCGCACCCAGGAGGACCCGCCCACCGTCGGTGAACTCCAGCGCGCCCGACAGGACCGGGATCATCTGTGGCGGCGGATCCGGGAGGGGGACGCCGAAAACGGGCTCGCCCTGAGCTTTCAGAGCGCCCTGGTGGAGGCGGACCGGCTCGCGGACCGGCTGCGCGACTCGGCGAAGGCTGTCGCCAACCGCCTCACCCTGGAGAACAAAGTCCTCGGACTGGAGCAGGATCTGCGCGAGTGCGAGGAAGACCTCGGCTTCCTCACCGCCAAGAGGACGGAGCAGGAGCGGGAATGGGAGGCGCTGTGGTCCTCGGCCGCCTTCTCTACCCCCTCGCCGGGCTCGGCGGGAGACATCCTGGACCGCCTCGGCGAACTCCGCACGCTGCACGGGGAGCGCGACGAGCGGCGGCGCTCCCTGGCGGTGTTGGAGGAGTCAGTCCTGACCCTGACGGGGCAGCTCGTCGACCTGCTCACCGCCACCGGTGCTGAGGCGGAGTCGCTGGACGTGCGGCCGCGGACCGGAGCCGCCGCCGTCGTGGTCTTGCCGCAGCTGAAGGCCCTGGCCCAGGATGAGATCGACGTCCGCCGACAGGCCGCACAGGACAGGACGACCGCGCAGGCCCTGGTCCAAGCTGCGGAGAAGGACCTGGAAAGGGCCCTCCGCGAGCAGGAGCGGGCTGAAGAGGAGGAGTCCGTGTGGTCCCGGGAATGGGACCGCGCCACCACCGCTGCGGGCTTCGCCGCCGACGCGGACCCCGAGGAGGTGCGCACCGGCCTGGTGCACTTGGAGGAGGGCGCTGCGGCGTGGGACCTGGCCCGCGCTGAGGACGAGGAGGCTGACCGGGCCCGAGCCAAGGTTGAAGACTTCGATCTGCGCCTGGCCGCTGTCTTCGAGACATGCGGCCGCACGCCGCCAACCGAACGCACAGAGCGTGTCCTCGCTTTGGAAGAGCTCCATCGTGACACGGAGGCCAATGTCGCTACCGCAGACAAGCGCGGTGAGTTGGAGGAGGTAATCGCGTCCACGGCCGCCGAACTCGCGCAGGTGCTCGCCGCACGGGACACTGCACAGGCGAATCTGGACACGCTCCTGGCAGAGACGGGTGTGGCCACCGAAGCGGAGCTGCGTGCGGCGATCGACCGGGCCCGCAATGCGGAGGTAGAACACCGCAGCCTTCGCCAGGCCGAGAAGCAGCTCGCCGGGTACGGCGATATCGACGATCTCGAGGAGCGGGTGCAGGATCTCTCCGACGCCGAGGTCATCGAGCGTGCCGAGCAGGCGGAACACGACCTGGCGGCGGCGCAGCGGCAACGCGACGACGCCACCGTCAGATTCGCCGACGCGCGCAACGCCCTGGGCCGAGTCGACGGCACCGCCGAAGCGGCCCGGTTGGCCGAGGAGGAGGCCGCCCTCGTGGGCAGGATCAGCGACCAGGCGGAGGAGTACGTCAAGGTGACGCTCGCCCGGCAGATGCTGCTGGAGCGAATGGAGGAGTACCGTCAGCGCAACCAGGACCCGGTTCTGCTCAGGGCCGAGCAGCTGTTCTCGTTCCTGACACTTGGGGAATTCCCCCGTCTGCTCCCGGACCTGGATGAGAACGGCGGCAACGTCTTGCGGGTGGAGCGCCGCAACGGGGACACGGTGAACATCAAGGATCTGAGCGAGGGCACCGCCGACCAGCTGTACCTCGCGCTGCGATTGGCCTCCCTGGACCACTACGCCGAGGCCGGATATACCATGCCGTTCATTGTCGACGACGTGTTCATGACCTTCGACGATGAGCGCGGCGCGGCGGCCCTCCAGGTCCTGGACGGCATGTCCGACCGCTTCCAGATGGTGGTGTTCACCCATCACGCCCACCTGGCGGAACTGGCCGAGCGGGTTCTGCCGTCGGGCCGAGCTCATGTGCACGAACTCCCCCGGTATGCGCCCGAAGCGCGTGGCAGGACGGATGACGCCCTAGCGGGAGCGGCCTCAGCGAAGACGGCCGAACGCCCTGGTTCCGTGGGCTCGGGCGAGCGGGTCTGCAAGGACTGCGAAGAGCCGTTCACCCACACACGACGCGGCCGTCCTCCCGTCCGCTGCCCGAACTGCCGTACCTGAGGGCTCCTCGCATCTGGGCTCTCACAGCTCCCTCGAAGCGGTTCCCATAAGAACAGCCCAGGACAGGCAGATCCGGTCGGAGTTCCTTATCGCTGTGGTGCACCCGCGCGGGTGCACCAAATCGGTCAAGGGTGTGCACCCTCCGGGTGCACACCTCCCAGCCGAACGCGGGGCAACGCGGTGCAACCGAGCACCCGCCTCCCCCACCACCTGCGACTTCTCGTGTTTCCGCAGGTCAGAACACTCCCCCACCACAGTTCAAGTCCCGTCACTCACCCCAGAGGCTTAAGCCCCTGACCAGCACAAACGTGCAGTGGTCAGGGGCTTTCGCGTTCCCGGGGGTGCACCAGCGGGTGCACGGGGTGAAGATTTGCCCGGTGAGTGTGCACCACCCATCCCGTCACTCACTCCCGGGTGGGGGTGCACCCGGGTGCACGAACGGGCCACGCCTGGCGCGGGCCCCCCGCATCTACGGCAAAGCGGCGATCGACAGATCAATCGGACACCCCTGCTGGCCTGTGGAAAGATCGTCGAGAACCCTTCTCCGATCTGCTTCGCTCCAGCCTCCACCGAAACGATGGTCCGCACATGGCTCCCGAGAACTGGGCGCCTGACTGGTGGAACAAGACGTATACAGATAATGTTACCTGTATACGAAACGGATCATGGAGTGAGCGCTTTGGAGATCCTGCAACCCAAGCGGACGCCCGACCTCGGCATGTCCAAGAGCACCCTGTACCGCGCCGCCCGCGACGGAACCTACGAGCGCATCGCCCGAGGCATCTACCGCGCCGCCGACGCCCCGGCAGCGGACTGGGACTGGATCGAAGCAGCCACACGCCGGCCCGAGGCGACGGTCTGTCTCACTTCCGCGCTGGCCTACCACGACCTGACCGACTCCATCCCGGACGCCCTTGACATCGCGATTCCGCGCGGCACCCGCATCCCGGCAGCCCAAGCGGCGATCAAGTGGCACGTGCTCGCGAAGCAGACCTTCGACCTCGGCCGCTCCGAGATCCCCATCCCAGGGTCGCAGCTGCGCATCGGCATCTACTCCCCCGAACGCAGCATCGCGGACGCGTTCCGGCTCCGAGGCGACCTCGGATACGAACTGGGCAGGGACGCCCTACGCGAATGGCTCCGCCGTGGCGGCAAGCCAGCGCGACTCATGTCGGTCGCCGCCCGCCTTCCCCGGGCCAAGGGCCCGGTCCTGCACGCGCTGGAGGTGCTCACATGACCAGTGGCGATGAGGTGTTCCGGTAGATCCAGAAGAAGGCGAGGGCAGCCTCGGCCGCAGAAGGCAGACCCGCACCGACCGCCGAGTACCTCACCAGGCACGCGCTCGAATCCTTCCTCGACCAACTGACCCGCACGAAGCACAAGGACGGCTTCGTCTTGAAGGGCGGCATCCTCCTCGCCGTCTACGGAGTTCGTCGCCCGACCAAGGACGTCGACGCGGAGGCGATCAGGGCCACGGTCACACCTGAGGCCATCACCCAGGTCATCCGTGACGTGGCCGACGTCCGAGTCCCCGACGGCTTGGTCTTCGATCTCGACACGATGCGCGTGCAGGAGATCCGCGACCAGGCGGACTACCCGGGTCTGCGCATGCGGGTCACCACCCATATCGGCTCCTAGAAGACCGTCGTCGCCTGGGACATCTCGACCGGAGACCCGATCGTCCCGTCACCGAAGCCGGTCAAGGTACCCCGCATCCTCGGAGGCGAGATCGAGATGCTCGGCTACGCCCCCGAGACCACGGTGGCCGGGAAGGGCGTGACGATCCCGCCGCGTATCGGAATACTGCGGCACCGGTGGGCGCGGGTCAGCGGTCAGGCAGGGCTTCGCAGGGCCGCGCGGGCGAACGC
This region includes:
- a CDS encoding AAA family ATPase, coding for MRIERLDLAAFGPFTDLSLHLSGPGVHLVYGPNEAGKTSALEALRSMLYGISHQTSFGFLHGMSRLKLGAALGNGSGETLEVVRHKRNKNPLTAPDGSPVRQEDLLGFFNGVPKEVFTTVFALTLAELKQGGENLIRGEGDIGQALYSARSGRDTAAVLKALEERQRDLYLRTGIRPLLNTALSEHRKAVAERTRASTETAELLRLQDVVRAAEASLAELDEQTGKAEAAFRHGDSLRSALPSLRTRCQALDRLSQITSQGPLAGPDAEARLNDAAKALARSEQQRAGLESSLDSRRGELAELHVDDRLSRVREDTGTLVRSAEAVTEAAQALKEHTRRAREHRSRAGELLAQVHPGAEPGESGVPRVAGPAAEHLVALAKDHPGLRARVDDARRQARDQARELDAASADLAALPESADGDALETVVAEFPSALVADLDRAYKEDAKASARFDALVAGFGDGSETTAGDLLSTAVPDKAEISVHRDRSTRYTAEVESAESALTKTTRDLNRARGKLESLRTQEDPPTVGELQRARQDRDHLWRRIREGDAENGLALSFQSALVEADRLADRLRDSAKAVANRLTLENKVLGLEQDLRECEEDLGFLTAKRTEQEREWEALWSSAAFSTPSPGSAGDILDRLGELRTLHGERDERRRSLAVLEESVLTLTGQLVDLLTATGAEAESLDVRPRTGAAAVVVLPQLKALAQDEIDVRRQAAQDRTTAQALVQAAEKDLERALREQERAEEEESVWSREWDRATTAAGFAADADPEEVRTGLVHLEEGAAAWDLARAEDEEADRARAKVEDFDLRLAAVFETCGRTPPTERTERVLALEELHRDTEANVATADKRGELEEVIASTAAELAQVLAARDTAQANLDTLLAETGVATEAELRAAIDRARNAEVEHRSLRQAEKQLAGYGDIDDLEERVQDLSDAEVIERAEQAEHDLAAAQRQRDDATVRFADARNALGRVDGTAEAARLAEEEAALVGRISDQAEEYVKVTLARQMLLERMEEYRQRNQDPVLLRAEQLFSFLTLGEFPRLLPDLDENGGNVLRVERRNGDTVNIKDLSEGTADQLYLALRLASLDHYAEAGYTMPFIVDDVFMTFDDERGAAALQVLDGMSDRFQMVVFTHHAHLAELAERVLPSGRAHVHELPRYAPEARGRTDDALAGAASAKTAERPGSVGSGERVCKDCEEPFTHTRRGRPPVRCPNCRT
- a CDS encoding type IV toxin-antitoxin system AbiEi family antitoxin domain-containing protein, with product MSALEILQPKRTPDLGMSKSTLYRAARDGTYERIARGIYRAADAPAADWDWIEAATRRPEATVCLTSALAYHDLTDSIPDALDIAIPRGTRIPAAQAAIKWHVLAKQTFDLGRSEIPIPGSQLRIGIYSPERSIADAFRLRGDLGYELGRDALREWLRRGGKPARLMSVAARLPRAKGPVLHALEVLT
- a CDS encoding nucleotidyl transferase AbiEii/AbiGii toxin family protein; translated protein: MTRTKHKDGFVLKGGILLAVYGVRRPTKDVDAEAIRATVTPEAITQVIRDVADVRVPDGLVFDLDTMRVQEIRDQADYPGLRMRVTTHIGS